A genomic stretch from Canis lupus familiaris isolate Mischka breed German Shepherd chromosome 17, alternate assembly UU_Cfam_GSD_1.0, whole genome shotgun sequence includes:
- the MTLN gene encoding mitoregulin: MADVSERTLQLSVLVAFASGVLVGWQANRLRRRYLDWRKRRLQDKLATTQKKLDLA, translated from the coding sequence ATGGCGGACGTGTCCGAGAGGACGCTGCAGCTGTCTGTGCTGGTGGCCTTCGCGTCCGGGGTGCTCGTGGGCTGGCAGGCGAACCGGCTGCGGAGGCGCTACCTGGACTGGAGGAAGCGGAGGCTGCAGGACAAGCTGGCGACGACTCAGAAGAAGCTGGACCTGGCCTGA